The proteins below are encoded in one region of Drosophila santomea strain STO CAGO 1482 chromosome 3R, Prin_Dsan_1.1, whole genome shotgun sequence:
- the LOC120451935 gene encoding probable fibrosin-1 has translation MKIQLIALICSALALTEAQNYPQRLSIPGAVASPGPVPHRHPVLRVRRPGASLRQQNTILPAVTQRIAIEEPRPVTESAEDEQPEPYLPNLLREQQLAQAQQSQFQQAAAAFLAGQQPVEQPSPVQQFLQSDDSQPAAILPPPSRFPAERPSIPTPLNRPAAFNDFGIGRFESSQRFGLERPTPTAAAPPPPPQQPQRVAVIRTRPASAAVLRPEPPAPQPVSRPRPKPVQPRPIIDQNQLQDDHVDQQQQRRRQPVSQTIRKWREENEDGSITWGYENDDGSFKEELIGTDCITKGTYGYVDPDGNKREYHYETGIKCDPNNRNNEEELQENGFVNYEENRAVLPNGLEIDMTQLGKKKSKRPNGIYRN, from the exons CTCATTTGCAGCGCGCTCGCTTTGACAGAGGCCCAAAACTATCCCCAGCGTCTGAGCATTCCCGGAGCGGTGGCTTCACCTGGCCCAGTGCCCCACCGACATCCTGTGCTGCGAGTACGCCGTCCAGGAGCTTCATTACGCCAGCAGAATACCATACTTCCAGCGGTGACGCAGCGCATTGCTATCGAGGAGCCGCGTCCTGTGACGGAGTCAGCGGAGGATGAGCAGCCGGAGCCATATCTGCCGAATCTTCTGCGGGAACAGCAGTTGGCCCAGGCCCAGCAGTCGCAGTTTCAGCAGGCAGCTGCCGCCTTCCTGGCCGGCCAACAACCCGTTGAACAACCCTCGCCGGTGCAGCAGTTCCTCCAGTCCGATGACTCCCAGCCGGCTGCCATCCTGCCTCCTCCTTCTCGCTTCCCCGCCGAACGTCCTTCGATTCCAACGCCCTTGAACCGTCCCGCCGCCTTCAATGACTTTGGTATCGGTCGGTTTGAGAGCTCGCAGAGATTCGGCTTGGAGCGACCTACTCCCACTGCAGCagcgccaccaccaccgcctcaACAGCCCCAGCGGGTGGCTGTGATTCGAACGAGACCAGCGTCAGCCGCTGTCCTACGACCTGAGCCACCAGCACCACAGCCTGTGTCCAGGCCACGCCCTAAGCCCGTCCAGCCGCGTCCCATCATTGATCAAAATCAACTGCAGGACGATCACgttgaccagcagcagcagcgccgcCGCCAGCCCGTTTCCCAGACCATTCGCAAGTGGCGTGAGGAAAACGAGGACGGAAGCATTACATGGGGCTATGAGAACGACGACGGATCCTTCAAGGAGGAGCTTATCGGAACCGATTGCATCACCAA GGGCACTTATGGCTACGTTGATCCAGATGGCAACAAACGTGAGTACCACTACGAGACAGGAATCAAGTGCGATCCTAACAACCGCAACAACGAGGAGGAGTTACAAGAGAACGGGTTCGTGAACTACGAAGAGAATCGCGCTGTGCTGCCCAATGGTCTGGAGATTGACATGACGCAATTGGGCAAGAAGAAGTCGAAGCGCCCGAACGGCATTTACAGGAACTGA
- the LOC120451937 gene encoding histone deacetylase complex subunit SAP18: MANVESMIVEEKTQVKQIDREKTCPLLLRVFCSTGRHHSVSEYMFGNVPTNELQIYTWQDATLHELTSLVRDVNPDTRKKGTYFDFAVVYPNYRSNHFQMREIGVTCTGQKGIDDNKTLAQAKFSIGDFLDISITPPNRLPPTARRQRPY, encoded by the exons ATGGCCAACGTCGAGTCTATGATTGTGGAGGAAAAGACGCAGGTCAAGCAGATTGACCGCGAAAAG ACCTGTCCTCTGCTGCTCCGCGTCTTCTGTTCTACGGGACGGCACCACTCCGTGTCGGAGTATATGTTCGGAAACGTGCCCACCAATGAGCTACAGATCTACACCTGGCAAGACGCCACCCTCCACGAACTGACCTCCCTGGTGCGCGACGTCAATCCGGATACCCGAAAAAAGGGCACCTACTTCGACTTTGCCGTCGTGTACCCCAACTACCGGAGCAATCACTTCCAGATGCGCGAAATCGGAGTGACCTGCACGGGCCAAAAAGGAATCGATGATAACAAGACACTTGCTCAGGCCAAATTCAGCATTGGAGACTTTCTGGACATCTCGATAACCCCACCCAACCGCCTGCCACCCACAGCCAGGCGCCAGCGTCCCTACTGA